In Sedimentibacter sp. MB31-C6, one genomic interval encodes:
- a CDS encoding SpoIIE family protein phosphatase — protein MERFLDINYKSINKYGEELCGDNVEFINSDNGCIIVLSDGLGSGVKANILATMTTKIAVTMLENDATIDDTIDTIINTLPECKIRKLAYSTFTIIKIDNDYNAYIAEYDNPPYFYYSNKKSMPIEKRERIIDSRKIYESNIQLKLGDTLSIVSDGAIHAGIGQMLNLGWSWDEINNYLEDLNNVNRSAQLINGNFIGVCNNLYNNKPGDDTTILTIKVRMPEILDIFIGPPADKQSDAILGQIMKSSENMKIICGGTTALIAERELGKELQVDLDSIKDDVPPLAYMEGFNLITEGVLTLGKTLENIKKCNKTNFEDLVDFDDYDGCSLLTKFLTEISTHINFYIGHAVNPAHQNPNFPTSFNIKQKIVDDLIKELKKTGKKITTTYL, from the coding sequence ATGGAACGATTTTTAGATATTAATTACAAAAGCATAAATAAATATGGAGAAGAACTTTGCGGAGACAATGTAGAATTCATCAACAGTGATAATGGTTGTATAATAGTTTTGTCTGATGGCTTAGGTAGTGGTGTTAAAGCGAATATTTTAGCAACAATGACTACTAAAATTGCTGTTACTATGCTTGAAAATGATGCTACAATAGATGATACAATTGATACAATAATAAATACACTTCCTGAATGTAAGATTAGAAAACTAGCTTATTCAACTTTTACAATAATCAAAATAGATAATGATTATAATGCTTATATTGCAGAATATGATAATCCACCTTACTTTTATTATTCTAATAAAAAAAGTATGCCTATTGAAAAAAGAGAAAGAATTATAGATTCTAGAAAAATTTACGAGTCCAATATTCAACTTAAATTAGGAGATACTCTTTCTATCGTAAGCGATGGTGCTATTCATGCTGGTATTGGTCAAATGCTTAACCTAGGATGGTCATGGGATGAAATTAATAACTATTTAGAGGATCTTAACAATGTAAATCGTTCAGCACAATTAATTAATGGTAACTTTATAGGTGTTTGCAATAATTTATACAACAATAAACCTGGTGATGATACTACAATCCTTACTATTAAGGTAAGAATGCCTGAAATATTAGATATATTTATTGGTCCTCCTGCAGATAAACAATCGGATGCCATTTTAGGACAAATAATGAAATCAAGTGAAAATATGAAAATTATATGTGGAGGAACTACTGCATTAATTGCTGAAAGGGAATTAGGCAAAGAACTTCAAGTGGACCTTGATTCTATTAAAGACGATGTTCCGCCATTAGCATATATGGAAGGCTTTAATCTTATTACTGAAGGTGTATTAACTCTTGGTAAAACACTAGAAAATATTAAAAAATGTAATAAGACTAACTTTGAAGATTTAGTAGACTTTGATGATTATGATGGCTGCTCACTACTAACAAAGTTTTTAACTGAAATAAGTACACATATAAATTTTTATATCGGACATGCCGTAAACCCTGCTCATCAAAACCCAAATTTTCCTACTAGCTTCAATATTAAGCAAAAAATAGTAGATGATCTTATAAAAGAATTGAAAAAAACAGGGAAAAAAATCACTACAACATATCTATAA
- the glpX gene encoding class II fructose-bisphosphatase, whose product MDRELALNIVRVTEAAALGSGKYFGRGNKEIADQAAVDGMRSMFQVLDISGTVVIGEGELDEAPMLYIGEKIGTWEENSPEIDIAVDPLDGTKLIAKGLPGALAVVAVAPKGCLLHAPDMYMHKIAVGPKAAGHIDITASIEKNLYNVAKALNKDITEVTVTMLDRERHHDLINRARNIGARIKLFGEGDVAAAIATCFDNSGVDMMIGKGGAPEGVIAAAALKCLGGEFQGILIPESEEEEQRCKKMAGQEKWDRILTMEDLAKGNDVIFAATGVSDGELLKGVRYLSDNRAKTYSMVTRSKSGTIRFIDTIHALDKKPKYAYVK is encoded by the coding sequence GTGGATAGAGAATTAGCATTGAATATAGTTAGAGTTACAGAAGCAGCAGCACTAGGCTCAGGTAAATATTTTGGAAGAGGAAATAAAGAAATAGCAGATCAGGCAGCAGTAGACGGAATGAGAAGTATGTTTCAAGTACTAGATATTTCAGGCACTGTCGTAATAGGCGAAGGTGAATTAGATGAAGCACCAATGCTTTATATAGGTGAAAAAATCGGTACATGGGAGGAAAATTCACCTGAAATAGATATTGCTGTGGATCCTCTTGATGGTACAAAATTAATTGCAAAGGGTTTACCTGGGGCATTGGCTGTAGTGGCTGTGGCACCAAAAGGATGTCTGCTTCATGCACCGGATATGTATATGCATAAAATTGCAGTTGGTCCAAAAGCTGCTGGGCACATTGATATAACAGCTTCAATTGAAAAAAATCTATATAATGTTGCTAAGGCTTTAAATAAAGATATTACAGAAGTTACAGTAACAATGCTAGATAGAGAAAGACATCATGACTTAATAAATAGAGCAAGAAATATAGGAGCAAGAATCAAATTGTTTGGTGAAGGAGATGTCGCTGCAGCAATTGCCACATGTTTTGATAACTCTGGTGTTGATATGATGATAGGTAAGGGTGGAGCACCTGAAGGCGTAATAGCGGCTGCTGCTTTGAAATGCTTAGGCGGCGAATTTCAAGGGATATTAATTCCAGAGTCAGAAGAAGAAGAACAAAGATGTAAAAAAATGGCTGGACAGGAAAAGTGGGATAGAATTCTAACGATGGAGGATTTAGCCAAAGGTAACGATGTTATTTTTGCAGCTACTGGAGTATCTGATGGTGAATTATTAAAAGGTGTTAGATATTTGTCAGATAATAGAGCAAAAACTTATTCTATGGTTACTCGTTCGAAGTCAGGTACAATAAGATTCATTGATACTATTCATGCATTAGACAAAAAACCAAAATATGCATATGTAAAATAA
- a CDS encoding 3-keto-5-aminohexanoate cleavage protein, translated as MEKLIITACLTGAEVTREQQPNLPISPEEIAEAAYQCYLAGASMVHVHARDAEGNPTQDYAVYKEIKEKTAEKCNIIFQPSTGGATWHTPEQRMQPIELKPEMATLSMGTCNFADDVFMNTEENIRIFAKRMNELGVKPELECFEKGMVDTAVRMAKKGIINTPMHFDFVLGVPGAMGGELRDLLYMVDSIPAGSTWTVAGVGRYQLPLNMAAIILGGHARTGFEDNIYYKKGEIATSNAQLVERVANLSREFGREVATPDEARAILGLK; from the coding sequence ATGGAAAAATTAATTATCACAGCCTGTCTTACAGGAGCAGAGGTTACAAGGGAACAGCAGCCAAATTTACCTATTTCACCAGAAGAAATTGCAGAAGCTGCATATCAGTGTTATTTGGCAGGTGCTTCAATGGTACATGTTCACGCAAGAGATGCAGAAGGTAATCCGACACAAGATTATGCTGTTTACAAGGAAATTAAGGAAAAGACTGCAGAAAAATGCAACATTATTTTCCAACCATCTACTGGTGGAGCTACTTGGCATACACCAGAGCAAAGAATGCAACCAATTGAACTAAAACCAGAAATGGCAACACTTAGCATGGGAACATGCAACTTTGCAGATGATGTTTTTATGAACACTGAAGAGAATATTAGAATTTTTGCAAAAAGAATGAATGAACTAGGAGTTAAACCTGAATTAGAGTGCTTTGAAAAAGGAATGGTTGATACAGCTGTTCGTATGGCTAAAAAAGGTATCATTAACACTCCAATGCACTTCGATTTTGTTCTTGGTGTACCAGGTGCAATGGGAGGAGAACTTAGAGATTTATTGTATATGGTTGATTCAATACCAGCAGGTTCTACATGGACTGTAGCAGGTGTTGGAAGATATCAACTTCCATTAAATATGGCAGCTATAATTCTTGGAGGCCATGCTCGAACAGGATTCGAAGATAATATTTATTATAAAAAAGGTGAAATTGCAACATCAAATGCTCAATTAGTTGAAAGAGTAGCTAACTTGTCTAGGGAATTCGGACGTGAGGTAGCTACACCAGACGAAGCAAGAGCTATTTTAGGATTAAAATAA
- a CDS encoding D-alanine--D-alanine ligase family protein yields the protein MDKIKLAILFGGKSSEYTVSLHSAAAIIKNVPKEQFDVTLIGITEDGKWLHYEGDADKVYNDTWHKEKLSPVLLSMDSQFKGLIKLNEDKNTYEKIDIDCIFPVLHGRNGEDGTIQGLCQMTGISYVGCDMTSSAVSMDKEFTHVICEMAGIKTAPYIAAVNSNKLNVKKLYDEALEKLSLPMFIKPANNGSSLGISKIRNYDEFEKGIMEAFEYDNKVVIETMIEGFEIGCAVIGNDELIIGEVDEIDTKNDFFDYVEKYSQHNSKIYCPARISDELKQEAKEIAEKVYKALGCKGMSRIDMFVTLDNKIILNEINTIPGLTDLSRYPSMLKKIGMEYKDLIVKLVELAIDK from the coding sequence ATGGATAAAATAAAATTGGCAATATTATTTGGAGGAAAATCAAGTGAATACACAGTATCTTTGCATTCAGCAGCAGCAATAATTAAAAATGTTCCAAAAGAACAATTCGATGTTACGTTAATAGGAATTACAGAAGATGGGAAATGGTTACATTATGAAGGTGATGCTGATAAGGTATATAATGATACATGGCATAAAGAAAAATTAAGTCCTGTATTATTAAGTATGGATAGTCAATTTAAAGGACTAATTAAGTTAAATGAGGATAAAAATACTTATGAAAAAATAGATATAGACTGTATCTTTCCAGTACTTCATGGTAGAAATGGAGAAGATGGAACTATTCAAGGGTTATGTCAAATGACTGGAATATCATATGTAGGATGCGATATGACATCTTCAGCAGTTTCTATGGACAAGGAGTTTACTCATGTAATTTGTGAAATGGCTGGAATTAAGACAGCACCTTATATTGCAGCTGTAAATAGTAATAAACTTAATGTTAAAAAACTGTATGATGAAGCTTTAGAAAAACTTTCCCTTCCTATGTTTATTAAACCTGCTAACAATGGTTCATCCTTAGGAATAAGCAAAATCAGAAATTACGATGAATTTGAAAAGGGTATAATGGAAGCCTTTGAATATGATAATAAGGTTGTTATTGAGACAATGATAGAAGGTTTTGAAATTGGATGTGCTGTAATTGGTAATGATGAATTGATAATTGGGGAAGTAGATGAAATAGATACAAAAAATGACTTTTTTGATTATGTTGAAAAGTATAGTCAGCACAATTCTAAAATTTACTGTCCTGCACGAATTAGCGATGAGTTAAAACAAGAAGCAAAAGAAATTGCTGAAAAAGTTTATAAAGCTTTAGGCTGTAAAGGAATGTCTAGAATAGACATGTTTGTAACTTTAGATAATAAAATAATTCTTAATGAAATAAATACAATTCCAGGTCTTACAGATTTGAGTAGATATCCATCTATGCTTAAGAAAATAGGTATGGAATATAAGGATTTGATTGTTAAACTAGTAGAGTTAGCAATAGATAAATAA
- a CDS encoding UDP-N-acetylmuramoyl-tripeptide--D-alanyl-D-alanine ligase encodes MIKIKIKDIVNILDAECLGNCNLDKCINGVSIDSRNVTEYNLFIPIKGMTTNGHCYINDAINKGAIATLWNKNEPNPPTDIAVILVDDTVKGLQDLALAYRNQLKTKIVGITGSNGKTSTKDITAGVLSQKYKTQKTVGNYNTEIGVPYTLLGLDEDCEVAVIEMGMERAGEIDFLTHLVKPDIGIITSVGPVHIDNFPSVEEIAKSKLEIVNGIKSNGLFIYFGDDPLIQDTVDNTQISSKIRKENFGIREDNTLWLKEFHEDIQGITFKINDENCDELHMEMLGKHQALNALAAILAAKELGMNYEEIRLGLLKIEKTGLRNEVIKIKNSTILNDCYKSNPDSIKTALDIFKLFKSDKKIVILGDMLGYREMSHEVHYNVGKYLSSVKIDELITIGAEAKFIAKGARENTSIANITEFDTKEEATLYLSNFLEQNCSILIKGSRFLKLEYIVNTLKTKEDN; translated from the coding sequence ATGATAAAAATTAAGATTAAAGATATAGTTAATATATTAGATGCAGAATGTTTAGGTAACTGTAATTTAGATAAATGCATAAACGGCGTTAGTATAGATTCAAGAAATGTTACGGAATATAATCTTTTTATTCCTATAAAAGGTATGACTACAAATGGTCATTGTTATATTAATGATGCAATAAATAAGGGAGCAATTGCAACCTTGTGGAATAAAAATGAACCCAATCCTCCAACTGATATAGCTGTTATTTTAGTTGATGATACAGTAAAAGGATTACAAGATTTAGCATTAGCTTATAGAAATCAATTAAAGACAAAAATAGTAGGTATAACAGGAAGCAATGGTAAAACTTCAACTAAAGACATAACCGCAGGTGTGTTATCTCAAAAATATAAAACACAGAAAACTGTTGGCAACTATAATACTGAAATAGGAGTACCCTATACATTACTGGGTTTGGATGAAGATTGTGAAGTCGCGGTAATTGAAATGGGTATGGAAAGAGCTGGTGAAATAGATTTTTTAACTCATTTAGTTAAGCCAGATATTGGAATTATTACAAGTGTTGGACCTGTACATATAGACAATTTTCCTTCAGTAGAAGAAATTGCAAAATCTAAACTCGAAATAGTAAATGGAATAAAAAGCAATGGTTTATTCATATATTTTGGTGACGATCCATTAATTCAAGATACTGTTGATAATACACAAATTAGTAGCAAAATAAGAAAAGAGAACTTCGGCATTAGGGAAGATAATACTTTATGGCTTAAAGAATTTCATGAAGATATTCAAGGGATTACATTTAAAATTAATGATGAAAATTGCGATGAACTACATATGGAAATGCTAGGAAAACATCAGGCACTCAATGCTCTGGCTGCTATCTTAGCTGCTAAAGAACTAGGTATGAATTATGAAGAAATACGTCTTGGACTATTAAAAATAGAGAAGACCGGATTAAGAAATGAAGTTATTAAAATTAAGAATAGTACAATACTTAATGATTGTTATAAATCTAACCCTGATAGCATTAAAACTGCCCTTGATATATTTAAACTTTTTAAAAGTGATAAAAAGATTGTCATTCTTGGTGATATGTTAGGCTATAGAGAAATGAGTCATGAAGTTCATTATAATGTTGGAAAGTATCTATCATCTGTTAAAATAGATGAACTTATTACAATAGGTGCAGAGGCTAAATTTATAGCAAAAGGTGCTAGGGAGAATACTAGCATTGCAAATATTACAGAATTTGATACTAAAGAAGAAGCTACATTATATTTGAGTAACTTTTTAGAACAAAATTGTTCTATACTCATTAAAGGTTCAAGATTTTTAAAACTTGAATATATAGTAAATACGTTAAAAACAAAGGAGGATAATTAA